Genomic segment of Primulina tabacum isolate GXHZ01 chromosome 11, ASM2559414v2, whole genome shotgun sequence:
aagtttaaaataatttatttagtacaaTAACACAGAAATGGAAGTATATACGAGCAACAAAAAGCACAAATCACTCTCGAATTAAATACTAACTCATATTATTCACAATTTGTATAAATTttccaatatttttttcaaataaagagaAGACGCCTTATTAACGTCATTATTTCATAGATATTCcacatctttttttttaaaaaaaaaaacacacacacacaaaggaAAAAATGGTACCTCGAAATCATCAtgaaaaatccttcaataaaaccaTTAAGAAAGATAGtcgtaaaaatataatataaagtcacacaatttttcttaaaccaaagaaaaatattaaaccGTTGATAAAATATATCTAGCAACAACAAAGCATGCGTTAACTggtgatataattaaaatttagaatcatgcataatcattgaATTAGAACAAAATCGCATGCAAAAAACCTACtggatattatatattttaaaatttatccaTGTTTGTCGTCCACAAGCGGACTCCTAAACATACCAAATTTTTTTAGTCCACCTATTATTTTCACAATAAATATtactacaaaaataatataagcaagcacataaaaactcaaattcaaatACTTTCGATCAATCTAAatacaaaaattttgaataGAGAATACAATAATgtcgtaaaaattttaaatattgatttataaaCAAGATTCTGGAAAAAAATTTGtctcaataaataaaaaaatattataacttGATATTCTGATACATAaggtaaaaacaaaaaaatatttcggcatttttaatattttataagtCACTTCAAACTAAGTAATCTAAGCAAacagaaaacatgcattatgtgtttaaaaattaacaaaatatctcaacaataaaaaattgaaaaacaaccATTTTCGTGGgatatgtgattttgttttatgttttctttcggcaaacaaacaaatcacataagCAATCTAAACATAATATGATCAatacaaatgacatataacaataaaacatgttaacgctagggtaaaaaactcatctcattgcaagaacacaaaatgatcaaattgatcatattatttaataatactTATTTAGCagcatttataaaaaaaaattgactaaatAACTTAAAAACAATGTTTGAAATCACTtacattaaataatttttctcaATCACATATCTCTATTGACACATAAAAAGtctgaaaatatatttattataaatgagAAAAAGAAGTTTTATATaaccttaatatttattaataatttatttttattcgatCCGACTCAACTTCCTTCGTCTTCCCATTATTACCAATCATTAATTGGTAGAGATTTTCCATGAATTTGACAGCAATGTATAAATTTAAGtaactaaaattaaatttaaaagtaaattaaaataataattagtttgattgagttaagtacactattaatgatcctattaaactaacataaaaAAGATTTAAATAACATCATTAACATGACAAATCGTAAAAAAAATGGTAAAACAACATAGAAAATGACTTAAAGAACCTCATTaacatgataaattgtaaaacaaataaaaggataaaatagtaagctcaaaataattatcttgtttgAGTTAAGTACATTATTAATGACTATATTAAACCAACATAGAAAATGACTTAAAGAATCtcattaaaatgataaattgtaaaacaaataaaagggtaaaatagtaaggtcacaattcaaactcatatatttacAATAGTATTAGATTAGATTAGATATATAGTGACCTGCTGTTCAAAATGATCCAATGTATATACTTTGGAGAAATAGTTTTCATGGCATTGGCTTTAGGAATATTTGGAGTTAATTATAAGAATTGACGTAAAAAAAGCTAAAGATCGTGGAAGATGGATTTGACATACGGATGTTATATGTATTTCCAAGTGTATGGACATtagatttaaaataataataataataataataataattctgcAATTATTAGGAAAAGAAATCGAAATTCTCACAActaaaaatctataaacaagtcGATTAATCCAAATctatatattttgaaatctCTCCTCCTAACAAAAAgataagttttaaaaattaggtaaaagtattttttttctaattggagaaaaatttattataattgaattTCGAAACTTAAAATCTCATCTTACATTTAAGATTTTTGTGTGAGTATTTCTACATGTTTAGTATTTCTAAGAATTTTTTTAGGAGCCAAATCTCCGTTTTTTACTTTATTATTTCGATTTCAATGATCTATGCCTATGGGGTTACGTTAGTTTCCTTGTGTTCGTCTACCTGCTGCCGAGATTTTCGTATTTCTTTTATCTCCAACATTTGCGATTGCGAAGCCTTGCTCCGTTAAAAGACTTGATATTTTTTTGCGGATTGATCGAGGCATTTGAGTTTTAGGTGATCGGGGCTTCTTGCTGTTTCTCTCGGTCCAATATGTATCaaaaatttcataacaattAGCGCTGGATTCAATTTTTCATCTTCGTTAATTTCGtgtatgaattttaaatttttttgttgtaCTCAAGTTATGATTCTTTTCGTGGCCTCTCTTGTCTTGTATTTATAATTGTTTCTTTGAGTTCTTGTAGCCCTTTAATCAATTCGGTTCCGGAGTTTGACTCCTCAGCAACTGAGTGATTTCTTGCTCTTTTTCATTAGTGGAATGCTGAAAATACTTGTTTATCACTTTATAGCTTAAACGTGAAAATGTTGAATTTTCACTGTGTGTTCGTGTTATCTTGTTCGCATATGGAGTAtgtttttatcttcaaattgCCAATCCTCTGAATGATGGTTTGTTTATAGATAAGTTGGGGCTATCTGCAGAAGGTTTTCTGAGAGTCATGGATTCTGGGAGTAAAGGTCAAGCTTGGGTGGAGAACCTACGTCACCGTTTTAGTACTTTCTGTTCAGAGGCTGATGAAATCATATGCCAGGTATTACATGAAGTATTGCAATTTTTTACAGTAATATTACCTCTTTATATTGCTTGCTTAAATTTTACTCTATTTTAAAGCACTAGTGCACACACATTCATAAAGTCCATTCATTGGTAATGATATGGTAGTTACTGCCGTACTTCATCTAACTTTGGACTATAAAAACGATGTCTTGACATCCTCTGACGTGATTTCTTACTTGGACAGGATTCTGTCAAATACATTCGAACCCAATTGATCACAGCAGGTGAAAATCTCATGCACTTGTGTTCCGAAATAGTAGAAGATGTTCTCCACGACATTTCTGTGGATTCTGCTGGAGAAAATGGTCTAGCTTCCCCTACACTGGAACAAGATGTGAATTTTCCTGCTCAGAAAATGTTGAGCATCGGTATTGATACGGACAAGGACGAGAAATCATGTGCGGTGAATTCTGCATCCTCTTTATTGTTAATCGAACCTGTGGGAGAGAGATGTACGGATATCCAAGCCGATGGAAAAGGTAATAATGTATTTATGATATTAAGATTTGTGAGGATGCTCCTGTTGTGGAGACGATAGATATCtctcaaatttcagttttaactGCCCTTCTTGAAGCAGATGAGGCGAGCAACCGTTTCGGCAAACTTACTCTTGATGGAGATGAATGTAACGTTCATGCTTATTCTTCGACCTCAGCTCAGACTCCGGCAGCCAATTCTTCTGAAAAAACGGAGGAAAGTAAGATTTTCCTTGAGTTTCAAGGCTATGAACTACCAGACGATGAAGTTACATGTTCTAGTTCTGTGTCTACTAAAGCAATTCAGTCTAATGGTGATGGTCCATTACTCCACgcattttttttctctttattcttaataaataaataagtgtTTTTGCGGAGTAAGCCAAGGATTTTGAAATTGCTTTGAACATTGAATCTTGATCGCTCATTGAATATTAAACCTTTTCCCTTTGTTTCTATGATGCCCATAGGCCTGATACATTAGTTATTTTTCATTTGGAAACACCCCAATAAGACAAATTTTTTGATTGTAGTATGAAGGCCTGTCAAAGACCTTCTGACTTTGACATGTTTGTGACTATGACATATTCTGCTATGTCAGAACTTGAGCTTGAAACCTTCGGTGATCCCGGCAAGCTGGGATTTCTGTGTTAGCCTATTGCTCCTGCAGTTTACCAGCTACACATTTTATGTTATTCTGAACTTCAATCTTTCTGGGATTATTTTTTGCGATGAATCTTCTGAAGTTATCTATGATATTTGACATGGGTTCGTTTTCTATGTTACATTCTTTAGATTTGCCCTAGATGAATTTCTCCCCCCTTCCCCTAAAAGAATTTCATCTTTCTTTCAATTTAAGAGCTGGATTCTGTGGCTATACAATGAAGTAAATTGTAACAATACTGAGGCTCGGGTTGAGATCCTCCAACCTTTCTGTTTAGATCCTAAAGTTCGCTGAAATTCTAAGGAGATTCAGCCTTTGGTCTGCATATTCCTTGCATGTAGACCTCGATGCTTCTTTGCTATGGAAATTAAGAATTGGCTTGCCTTTGCCTGCCCACTGTATAAAGTTTCCTCATATACTCGCCAATCACATTGACTCAACACCGTGTGACTTGAAAATAAATCACAAATATCGATCAGTCATTACCATTTGTCATACATCTAAACTTTCATGTCCCGCAATTTACATTAGTTTTGGGGAAGATATAAAATGACAGTAGTTGACTAGTAAATATTGATTTAGCAACTGCGTGAATGTTTCAGAAAAATTAAGTCAAGTATCGAAATCTCCATTTGATCTTTTGTACAGTGTGCACTAGGCAATTTCCCATTGCAGAGTCTGATCAATCAAGTTGCTGTCAGAAACTTGAGGAAAGCATCATCATGGTGAATAGTGATGAATGCTATTCAGATTTGAAATTGGAAACGAATTACGGTTATCTTGAGGTTCCTTCATCTCATTCTTAATTCTGTCTTGAAGTACATTGTAACTCTCCTTTTTCTAGTGTGGAATGTAGTCATGATGTGGCGTTCTTATTTACTCACAGAATGCTAAGGTAAAGTTATGTACATTGAAGAAGAAGATATCCAGTGAACATTCATTCGACTCTCAAGGTATATATTCAGAAACAGATCGAATGACAGAGAAGTGCTGCACAGAATTTCCATGTGCCAAGGATTCGAGGATGGTGAGTGAAGATTTCTGTGACTGGGAGATTATCTGATTGGGATATTTGGAGACAAAAACATTTGGTACGGAAAATGAATAATACCTCGAGACATTGATTTGTTTAGATATTTTTGAAGGAGAAAATAAGGTGGAACTCGtgaaataataatttgaatttcttggagttattttttttactttaatTTTCTAACATAATTTATTCTTAGGTTAACGTGTCAATGATCATGAAAGACAAATtggatattaatattaatcacGATTTAAATTCTATAATCATTATTTCTCCTTATAATTGCTTTGAAACTCACATAGGTTTTACCTTATTCCAATTGTTGTTTGGAGTATTTGTAAATCGCTAAGTGATTAAGATTGAAAAGTTTGatattttttcttgaaattgCATTTATCCATCATTGTTTTGGCCTCCAGTTTCTCTCAAAATAATTGCATGTGGGTAAGTGCAAAAGGATTAGAGAAGAATTCATTTAATTTACTTGTTTGGTTGTCGTTTTCTTTTTTCAAGTGATATGTCATCTATTTTTTTCTATACTTCTAGGATATATATTTATTGAGATGTTGCAATAATAGTAGATGATTGAGATCACGCTATAAATTTGAATTGACATATGTTATGTTATCTATATATTCTGCATATCATTTCatcaattgtttttttttttttgttacttTCCTTAATGTTTAGTGTATAGATGGATAAACATTTTTTTGAGTTTGTTTCAATCCATATtgttttatatatgttttgttTATTATCATTTACTAGTAATACAAGATTTTGAGattgaaattttaattatatatatatatatatatatatatatatatatatttaatttatattatatataattagtaACTACACATACTTCATGCTAATTGCTATAAATAAAGGAGAGAGATCTGTTTTTGTCCTTTAAAATGAAGGTATGAGATAATTTTGCTGTAGTTCAGCAATCTCAATAGCTCAGAAATTTATATTTTGCTTGTCTAGCCTTGATCGAATGAACTCATTTGGGATGGGGATAAATTTTGTCAATCGAGAAAATGAAGGAAAAGAAaacacaaaaccaagaaagtaAAATCAAgccaaaataaataataattaaggcGGAAAAGAGGAAATAAAAGCACGGTAATTTGAAGGAACCAAAAAACAGAGCACATCGACTGCTCAACTGTCGCAGCAGACGGCCATTTTTTGTGTTATTTAAGGGTCTGATGTTTGTCCCATTGATTCTCATGACTGAATCAAAGGTAGAATGCAAGAATATAGATATGACTGTTGTTACAGAATCTTTAATCATCATTCGGATACCTTTCGATTCTGTTCTAGTCATAGTTCGAATCCATTaaagaaaaattaattataataataagacGTGGCTCATGAGGTCATCTACCTAATAACCAAAACAGCTATCAGCAACAGAATATTTTAGGCAAAATGGAGCAACGTCCACGGAACTGAATCTCAAATGTCCTTCTACAACTTGCCGGGCATTCCAGGGACTTCGGTAAAGCTCCTTCCGTTACCTTTCAAAGCGACAAAGAAAATCTGATGTGACCTTTGAAGAACACAGAACTCCATTAACTTTATAAATTCCTGTTGCCTAATGAATGGATTCCCAACACTTTCCATTCACATCACAAATTGGATTCATAGAAGAAAATTCCGCTTTCCAACGTATAATTATAAAGAATGGTCTTGTCACCTTCTTGGAAGCTGATTTTTGCTGCGATGGTGGCGTTGGTGATGTGGGCTTCTTGGGTCACAGCCCGCACAATTCCTGATGCATCTATGGCCGAGAGGCATGAGTCGTGGATGGCACAATATGGAAGAGTCTACAAAGACGATGCTGAGAAGGCGAAGAGATTCAAGATATTTAAGGAGAATGTGGATTACATTGAATCTTTTAATTCAGCTGGGACTCGTTCTTACAAACTTGCAGTAAACCAGTTTGCTGATTTGACCAACGAAGAGTTCCAAGCATCACGTAATGGATTCAAGATGAACTTCCACCACAAGTCATCTAAAACAATTTCGTCCTTCAGATATTCGAACATGACTGCAGTTCCACCGAGTGTTGATTGGAGGAAGAAGGGAGCTGTTACAGGTGTTAAAGACCAAGGACAATGTGGTGAGTTAAACAAACCATTAAAACTACACTAAAATGTTGTTTCTGTATAtttttggatgatttttcaagttCCTTGGGAAAAAAATACAGGATGTTGCTGGGCTTTTTCAGCCATTGCAGCCACAGAAGGAATCCACCAGCTCAAAACCGGAAAATTGATTTCGCTGTCCGAACAACAACTAGTGGATTGTGACACAAGTGAAGATCAAGGCTGCAATGGTGGTCTAATGGACTATGCATTTGAATACATGATCGGAAACGATGGCATAACCACAGAAACTAATTACCCATATGACGGAGAGGATGGACCATGCCAACTCCAATAAAGAGTCCTCCCATGTTGCCAAGATCACAGGCTACGAAGATGTCCCAGCCAACAGTGAGTCGTCATTGCTGCAATCGGTGGCTAACCAGCCAGTATCTGTTGCCATTGATGCTGGAGGATCCGATTTCCAATTCTACTCAAGTGGGGTTTTTACTGGAGAGTGTGGTACTGATCTAGACCACGGCGTTACTGCAGTTGGGTATGGAAAAACTAGCGGCGGAACCAAGTATTGGCTGGTTAAGAATTCGTGGGGAAGTACCTGGGGTGAGAATGGATACATTAGAATGGAAAGGGATATTGGTGCTGCAGAAGGGCTCTGTGGCATTGCCATGCAAGCTTCTTATCCAACTGTGTGAAATTGCTGATGTACAAGTCCCCCTAATACGTGTATTATACTGTAATTTCTATGATATATGCGTGCATAATTTATGTGTATCCTTCCTTGTTCATATGCAGGTGGATTTATTACTTGTAAATCTTGTAAAAGCAAGGCATGTTATCTGGTTAAATCTTTGGTGGCAAGTGATCAATTTTTATGTTGTGGATGTTAATTATGAAGCACGTACGTTCGAATAACTTTTATTTTGACATCATAAAAAATTGTATTCAACACTAGATATATTTTAACACAAGACCCCCACAATATTTCTTTATTTTGATCGCTCATTTATTCGTCGACCCGGATCTGATGTCTGATTCCCATGATTTTTGGGCAATAAAATCCGTAATAAATTTTTACATTCTTTCTCCAGCGTAGTCTTAGGTCCGGGTCTGATGGTCTGATCTTCCCAGCTTCCTGTGATGCGTATTTTTAGAACTATGGCAAGTACGTGGAAATATTGTCCTAATATGTATTGTCCAAACCAAATGTTCActcctaattttttttttaaagaaggaAACTAGTTGATATTAATAAACCCGTTTAATCGTTTACCACACCACTATTCTCacattttttattactttttaaaataataatattaataataaaacccataaaaaaataaattatgattattaaaaaattaattaagataataatattgataaaaaggaaataataaataaagtgGGGTTACATGAATGAACAATGAATAACCATTAATTGAAAGTTACAAATGGGAATAAATGGCAAGTTTAATTTAAGTGAGTCGAGTAAATATGCATGAGAGTTAAAACTTGCGGGATCTAATTTATTCAAATCTCGCCCCTGGAGACTCGTTCAATAGATCATGATCAATTAAATGAATAGGTAGCTGTCAAGGAATTTATTACAATCTATAAATACCCCAATTCTTACCTGTTCATTTCCATCTTACAATTAAGGTTTAGTATAACAGTATAATTATCCTCCATGGCTTTCCAATTCggtaaaatcatttttcttgcgCTTGTATCCTTTCTTGGGATGTATTCAACTGTAGCAACATCTAGAAGCATTCCAGACCGAACCATGGCCGAGAGACACGAGCAATGGATGATGCAATATGGTCGTGTATACAACGATGACCTCGAGAAGGCCAAGCGATTCGAAATATTCAAGAACAATGTGGAGTTCATCGAATCTTCTAACCTTGACGAAACCAAGTCTTACAAGCTTTCCATCAATGAATTCGCAGATCTTTCCAATGAAGAGTTTCGCTCTTCTCGTGGCGGATACATGATATCACCCGACAAGAAATTTTCCACAAACTTTAGACATGAAAATGTGACTAAAGTTCCAGCGAGCCTTGACTGGAGAGAGAAAGGAGCTGTTAGTGGAGTAAAGAACCAATTCACATGTGGTAAGTTGAGACAAAAATTCGAGTAAATTCATGAATTTTTTCCGTAAAAGTTGAAATCTCGTTCTTACTTGAAAACTCATGTATGCACATACGTACACAGGGTGTTGCTGGGCATTTTCAGCAGTTGCAGCCACGGAAGGAATCAACAGGATTAAAACAGGCAAACTTGTCTCATTGTCCGAACAAGAACTAGTGGATTGTGATACCAAATCTAATCAGGGCTGCCACGGAGGATACATGGATGATGCGTTCAAATTCATAACTCACGAAGGCCTCTCAACAGAAGCCAACTATCCATACAAAGGAGCAAATGGCATGTGTAACACCAAAAAGGAATCCTCAAGAGTAGCAAAGATCACCGGATACGAAAAAGTGCCGGCTAATGATGAGTCAGCATTACTCAAGGCGGTGGCAAAGCAACCTGTGTCTGTGGCTATTGATGCGAGCGGACCCATTTTCCAGTTTTATGCAGGTGGCATATATACGGGTGAGTGTGGAACTAATCTAAATCATGGTGTCACAGTTGTTGGATACGGAAAAAGCGAACACGGGAAAAAGTATTGGTTGGTGAAGAATTCTTGGGGCGCAGCATGGGGCGAAAATGGATATGTAAAATTCGAGAGAGGTTTTCGTGCTAAGGAAGGGCTTTGCGGGATAGCCATGGATGCCTCTTATCCAACTGcttgaaataattgtttccaGAGCCATTTTTGCTTCCTTAATAGTTGTGTGGGTTAACCAGTATTGTGAGGTTTGCATACTCTTAACTGTATACCTCTCAGACTCAACAACTCACATTTGAGTCTGCTTTTTTTCCTTCAGATCATGTTTTCCCGGTTACTTCTGCGACTATCGAATGCAGATCTAGATAATGAAATATCTTCTACAATTGAGCCAGTTTTTTCATTGTACGTACGAGAAATCTTGCATGCAGTTATCAGCAAATATAAGCACATTTATCGTCATGAGAATCGTCAACAAATAGCTAAAAATTTGAAGACATGATAAAAATTTATGGGGGCCAGATCAGATATCACAAAAAGTTAATAAATGCAGGcaaagaattaaataaaatcaataatcggATGGTTTAAAGTcattaaaacatattatatgcATGCTCTTGCTCACGCTGAGATGATCTTCGATAACATATCGGCCATATGATATGAAGATTAAGAATCAAGTGAACTTCCAAAACTAATCCAGTAGATGAAAAAATCTATAGTAAAGTACTATATTGTAACTTTTCACATTTTAAAAACTTCTCATATATGACTTAATTCTTCCAAACTATCCTTTATCTAGTTatctaaatttaatatttttacacCTTACTAAAATTCTATAgctataaaatattttaggaACATGCATAGCTTGCACTTTAATTTGCAAGATACTTGTTATATAACTGATGATAGTACAAGGAATCGCACTATACACCAACCCAAGACGCATATTCGCCACCTGCAGGAACTTGGAAATGCACTTCTGCACTCTGGTGCACAAATAGGCACGGATCGGATTAAaagaaaatacaaaaattttGCTCATACCGTAATATAATTTGTATATgtgatatattaaattttgaaattgaataaAAAGCCAAAGCCACTAGCTATATAAGTTAGTGGGTCCGAGAAAAATAATATACCTGTGATCGATTTACGTACATTGCTAAAAAAAACATGACATTCCGATTGATACATGACATTTATGTTAGGATTATTTTGGACTAGCGTAATCAATTTAAATGTACATATTTGTCATCAGATGATCCAATAAAGTAATTCACTGATGTTTAGATTTTGGATTAAAAGGATATCATTATCTAGTCATATATGGATTTAAATGCATAATTACCATTAGAAGATTTTCAGTTTGAGTACGCAATGCACACAAAAATACGtagaaaatttgtatttttgtacAAGTTTCTCAAAAGAAACCGTAAGGAAGTGCTTCAAACATCTCAACATAATGGATTTAAGTAAGTTTCCCCATTATTTTTCAGTTATATATTTTAGTTAATCCGACATAAACGATTATGTGGATTATATATCATCAAGGCAATCATTTCTAACAATTTGTTCATTTCAAATAAATATCGTTtagttttttatatatatatatatatatatagacacatgCACAAAAAATCTCATATAAAAACTCATATGAGACAGTATCACACGTCAATTTTGCAATACGGGTTTTTTAAACGACTCGacccatgaaaaatattaattttaattcaaaagGCATTACAATTCATTCTAGATATAGATCAAATCGAACTGTTTTACATATATAAATACGTGAGAACGCCTTACAAGATAcctatatatatagttttgatatattaCATAACCAAAGAAATTGTGGTTAGCACTTATAAGCACGTACACGTTAAAATATATAAACTTACTTGCACCCTTACGCACCGTTTGATACGTAGATGAGAATAATAATTGAATGATAATACAAGGAATAATAAAGTGTAGCACATGGACATTTAGTACAAGTCTTCAAACCGCATTTATGTTTGGTTCTATTTATTTTG
This window contains:
- the LOC142518601 gene encoding LOW QUALITY PROTEIN: senescence-specific cysteine protease SAG39-like (The sequence of the model RefSeq protein was modified relative to this genomic sequence to represent the inferred CDS: deleted 1 base in 1 codon), with translation MVLSPSWKLIFAAMVALVMWASWVTARTIPDASMAERHESWMAQYGRVYKDDAEKAKRFKIFKENVDYIESFNSAGTRSYKLAVNQFADLTNEEFQASRNGFKMNFHHKSSKTISSFRYSNMTAVPPSVDWRKKGAVTGVKDQGQCGCCWAFSAIAATEGIHQLKTGKLISLSEQQLVDCDTSEDQGCNGGLMDYAFEYMIGNDGITTETNYPYDGEDGPCNSNKESSHVAKITGYEDVPANSESSLLQSVANQPVSVAIDAGGSDFQFYSSGVFTGECGTDLDHGVTAVGYGKTSGGTKYWLVKNSWGSTWGENGYIRMERDIGAAEGLCGIAMQASYPTV
- the LOC142519078 gene encoding uncharacterized protein LOC142519078 isoform X2, with amino-acid sequence MDSGSKGQAWVENLRHRFSTFCSEADEIICQDSVKYIRTQLITAGENLMHLCSEIVEDVLHDISVDSAGENGLASPTLEQDVNFPAQKMLSIGIDTDKDEKSCAVNSASSLLLIEPVGERCTDIQADGKVLTALLEADEASNRFGKLTLDGDECNVHAYSSTSAQTPAANSSEKTEESKIFLEFQGYELPDDEVTCSSSVSTKAIQSNVCTRQFPIAESDQSSCCQKLEESIIMVNSDECYSDLKLETNYGYLENAKVKLCTLKKKISSEHSFDSQGIYSETDRMTEKCCTEFPCAKDSRMVSEDFCDWEII
- the LOC142519078 gene encoding uncharacterized protein LOC142519078 isoform X1; translated protein: MDSGSKGQAWVENLRHRFSTFCSEADEIICQDSVKYIRTQLITAGENLMHLCSEIVEDVLHDISVDSAGENGLASPTLEQDVNFPAQKMLSIGIDTDKDEKSCAVNSASSLLLIEPVGERCTDIQADGKVLTALLEADEASNRFGKLTLDGDECNVHAYSSTSAQTPAANSSEKTEESKIFLEFQGYELPDDEVTCSSSVSTKAIQSNGDVCTRQFPIAESDQSSCCQKLEESIIMVNSDECYSDLKLETNYGYLENAKVKLCTLKKKISSEHSFDSQGIYSETDRMTEKCCTEFPCAKDSRMVSEDFCDWEII
- the LOC142519078 gene encoding uncharacterized protein LOC142519078 isoform X3; this encodes MDSGSKGQAWVENLRHRFSTFCSEADEIICQDSVKYIRTQLITAGENLMHLCSEIVEDVLHDISVDSAGENGLASPTLEQDVNFPAQKMLSIGIDTDKDEKSCAVNSASSLLLIEPVGERCTDIQADGKDEASNRFGKLTLDGDECNVHAYSSTSAQTPAANSSEKTEESKIFLEFQGYELPDDEVTCSSSVSTKAIQSNGDVCTRQFPIAESDQSSCCQKLEESIIMVNSDECYSDLKLETNYGYLENAKVKLCTLKKKISSEHSFDSQGIYSETDRMTEKCCTEFPCAKDSRMVSEDFCDWEII
- the LOC142519078 gene encoding uncharacterized protein LOC142519078 isoform X5, whose protein sequence is MDSGSKGQAWVENLRHRFSTFCSEADEIICQDSVKYIRTQLITAGENLMHLCSEIVEDVLHDISVDSAGENGLASPTLEQDVNFPAQKMLSIGIDTDKDEKSCAVNSASSLLLIEPVGERCTDIQADGKDEASNRFGKLTLDGDECNVHAYSSTSAQTPAANSSEKTEEMCTRQFPIAESDQSSCCQKLEESIIMVNSDECYSDLKLETNYGYLENAKVKLCTLKKKISSEHSFDSQGIYSETDRMTEKCCTEFPCAKDSRMVSEDFCDWEII
- the LOC142519078 gene encoding uncharacterized protein LOC142519078 isoform X4, coding for MDSGSKGQAWVENLRHRFSTFCSEADEIICQDSVKYIRTQLITAGENLMHLCSEIVEDVLHDISVDSAGENGLASPTLEQDVNFPAQKMLSIGIDTDKDEKSCAVNSASSLLLIEPVGERCTDIQADGKVLTALLEADEASNRFGKLTLDGDECNVHAYSSTSAQTPAANSSEKTEEMCTRQFPIAESDQSSCCQKLEESIIMVNSDECYSDLKLETNYGYLENAKVKLCTLKKKISSEHSFDSQGIYSETDRMTEKCCTEFPCAKDSRMVSEDFCDWEII
- the LOC142517623 gene encoding senescence-specific cysteine protease SAG39-like yields the protein MAFQFGKIIFLALVSFLGMYSTVATSRSIPDRTMAERHEQWMMQYGRVYNDDLEKAKRFEIFKNNVEFIESSNLDETKSYKLSINEFADLSNEEFRSSRGGYMISPDKKFSTNFRHENVTKVPASLDWREKGAVSGVKNQFTCGCCWAFSAVAATEGINRIKTGKLVSLSEQELVDCDTKSNQGCHGGYMDDAFKFITHEGLSTEANYPYKGANGMCNTKKESSRVAKITGYEKVPANDESALLKAVAKQPVSVAIDASGPIFQFYAGGIYTGECGTNLNHGVTVVGYGKSEHGKKYWLVKNSWGAAWGENGYVKFERGFRAKEGLCGIAMDASYPTA